One window of the Rufibacter radiotolerans genome contains the following:
- a CDS encoding PQQ-dependent sugar dehydrogenase, with translation MKKTLLTNLSASLLVLLCLAGCNSKTDTPATTDKGETPSAAAEDTLSENVTEKPATDANLAKITLPDGFQISYYAQKVENARSMVLGPDGTLYVGSRDKGNVYALPDKNKDGKVDEVIVLAKGLKMPNGVALRNGALYVAEISRITRYDNIAANLKNPPKPVVVYDKFPTEEHHGWKYIAFGPDDKLYVPVGAPCNICLSKDPVFASITRMNPDGSGLEVFAHGVRNTVGFDWHPTTKELWFTDNGRDLMGDNLPPDELNRAPKKGLHFGYPFCHAGEILDPEFGKGKKCADYVAPVQKLNPHGGTLGMEFYTGTMFPDTYKNQIFLAEHGSWNRTEKIGYRVSLVRTNAQGQSSFVPFASGWLQNGKEWGRPVDVELMPDGSMLISDDMNDAIYRIIYTGKK, from the coding sequence ATGAAAAAAACACTTCTCACTAATTTAAGCGCGAGCCTTCTGGTTCTTTTATGCCTGGCGGGCTGTAACTCCAAAACAGATACCCCAGCCACCACAGACAAAGGGGAAACGCCTTCGGCTGCGGCCGAGGACACGCTCTCAGAAAACGTAACCGAAAAGCCGGCCACCGATGCCAACCTGGCCAAGATCACGCTCCCAGACGGTTTCCAGATCAGTTACTATGCCCAGAAAGTAGAGAACGCCCGCTCCATGGTGCTGGGCCCCGATGGCACGCTGTACGTGGGTTCCCGCGACAAAGGCAACGTGTACGCGCTGCCAGACAAGAACAAAGACGGCAAGGTAGACGAGGTCATTGTGCTGGCCAAAGGCCTGAAGATGCCCAACGGCGTGGCCCTGCGTAACGGCGCCCTGTACGTAGCCGAGATCAGCCGAATCACCCGTTATGACAACATAGCCGCCAACCTCAAGAACCCGCCTAAGCCGGTGGTGGTTTATGATAAATTCCCTACGGAGGAACACCACGGCTGGAAATACATCGCCTTCGGGCCCGATGACAAACTCTACGTGCCGGTGGGCGCGCCCTGCAACATCTGCCTCAGTAAAGACCCGGTGTTCGCCTCCATCACGCGCATGAACCCAGACGGCTCAGGCCTGGAGGTATTCGCCCATGGCGTGCGTAACACCGTTGGCTTTGACTGGCACCCCACTACAAAGGAACTCTGGTTCACCGACAACGGCCGTGACCTGATGGGCGACAACCTGCCACCCGATGAACTGAACCGCGCCCCAAAGAAAGGCCTGCATTTTGGCTACCCGTTCTGCCATGCCGGTGAGATCCTGGACCCCGAGTTTGGCAAAGGCAAGAAATGCGCAGACTACGTGGCGCCCGTGCAGAAGCTTAATCCGCATGGCGGCACGCTGGGCATGGAGTTCTACACCGGCACCATGTTCCCAGACACATACAAAAACCAGATCTTCCTGGCCGAGCACGGCTCCTGGAACCGCACCGAGAAGATTGGCTACCGCGTGAGTCTGGTGCGCACCAATGCCCAGGGCCAGTCCAGCTTTGTGCCGTTTGCCTCCGGTTGGTTGCAGAACGGCAAGGAGTGGGGCCGCCCCGTAGACGTGGAACTGATGCCAGACGGCTCTATGCTGATCTCAGATGACATGAACGACGCCATCTACCGCATTATCTACACCGGCAAAAAGTAA
- a CDS encoding alpha/beta hydrolase, with protein MSFIQLKSSKLHYRVMGNGPKALVAFHGYGQEGHYYDAMARTLQPDYTVYAVDLFFHGQSSLSKADQPLSKRKLQEFIQQLLEKEEIGRFSVMAFSMGGKFALATLEKFHDQIDELYLIAPDGIRTHLLYSLATYPGWLQGVFKGIVLRPTRFFKTLNWLERKKWVSSGLVKFANWQMDSPQKRMRVYRSWTGFSNLTFDIRKIVRILNNSHIEVTVFLGKYDQIISQDRLQEFLNQLEKHELVVLQTGHTNLLYTVATWLRKNRKATS; from the coding sequence GTGTCCTTCATCCAACTCAAATCCTCTAAACTACATTACCGCGTCATGGGTAACGGGCCCAAGGCGCTGGTGGCGTTTCATGGGTACGGACAGGAAGGACACTATTATGACGCCATGGCGCGCACGCTGCAGCCAGACTACACGGTGTATGCGGTTGACCTGTTCTTTCATGGGCAAAGCTCGCTCAGCAAGGCAGACCAGCCGCTGTCTAAAAGAAAACTGCAGGAGTTTATTCAACAGTTACTGGAGAAGGAAGAAATTGGGCGGTTCTCGGTGATGGCGTTTAGTATGGGCGGCAAGTTCGCGCTGGCTACGCTGGAGAAGTTCCATGACCAGATAGACGAACTGTACCTTATTGCCCCAGACGGTATCAGAACGCATTTGCTCTATAGCCTTGCTACCTACCCGGGTTGGCTGCAGGGCGTGTTCAAGGGCATTGTGCTGCGGCCCACCCGCTTCTTTAAGACGCTAAACTGGCTGGAGCGTAAAAAGTGGGTGAGTTCGGGTCTGGTGAAATTCGCCAATTGGCAGATGGACTCGCCGCAGAAAAGAATGCGCGTATACCGTAGCTGGACCGGCTTCAGTAACCTTACCTTTGACATCCGTAAAATTGTACGCATCCTTAACAACAGCCACATTGAGGTGACCGTGTTTCTGGGCAAGTATGACCAAATCATCTCCCAAGACCGGCTGCAGGAGTTCCTCAATCAACTGGAAAAGCATGAACTGGTAGTCTTGCAAACCGGCCATACCAATCTGCTATACACAGTGGCCACCTGGCTCCGGAAAAACCGGAAAGCCACCTCATAA
- a CDS encoding family 20 glycosylhydrolase, with protein sequence MKHLLFTLLSVFSLVAAAQAQTGAKKVQPKQIRLTWEVVEEKYQGKNQTLSALTIKNTGTVPLTATGWSLYFHSTPSFKAKETPAPVKVEAINGDLLRMEPTAAFKAIPAGGTQRIEFVAAGQIPNDYRTPKGFYLVYDDTKTQGHPIAVEIKKPTHNSINWIKPEGIYEQNTTIKDLPAEKLTKVFPTPTEYQETGQDFTLTGAVPVVTDQAFQKEANLLAGHLATVFGKKPAVTTTGAGKSIRLQQKIGLGPEGYELAVSPQEILISATTPAGAFYGTQSLKTLLPPSALAKKQTSVAVAGVLVKDTPRFGHRAFMMDVVRNFQKKEQVLKVLDLMALYKLNVLHFHLNDDEGWRIEIPGLPELTQVGARRGHTLDEKEFLIPALASGPDAATSTGSGYYSKKDFIEILKYAMDRHIKVIPEIETPGHARAAVKSMDARYERLMKAGKKAEAEQYMLRDVNDKSQYRSVQYFNDNVMNVALPSTYAFLEKVTDELLAMYKEAGAPIETIHFGGDEVPNGVWEKSPVAQNLMASNPKVKTVDDLWYYFFGKVNDMLKARNLYLSGWEEIGLSKVRTNGRLSYVPNPDFVKENFHVDVWNNQGSNIDLAYRMANAGYKVVLTNVSHYYLDLAYQREYDEPGHNWGGYVDLDKTFYFNPFDYMKSMRVSEDNQPLSATVLSSYASKEQLKPEARANIVGLQAPLWSEAVRTPERLEYMLLPKLLGLAERAWAPDPAWVTNPESDQSKAAYAKDWSAFVNVLGKRELPRLSYYAGGFNYRIPTVGAKVENGKVIANVQLPGFTIRYTTNGSVPTIKSKVYTGPIGEKGKISLAVFDAAGRSSRVTIVENK encoded by the coding sequence ATGAAGCACCTCCTCTTTACCCTGTTAAGCGTTTTCTCCCTTGTCGCTGCCGCGCAGGCCCAGACGGGCGCTAAAAAAGTACAGCCCAAACAGATTCGGCTTACCTGGGAAGTGGTAGAAGAGAAATACCAGGGCAAAAACCAAACGCTGTCGGCGCTCACCATTAAGAACACGGGCACGGTGCCTTTGACGGCCACGGGCTGGAGCCTTTATTTCCATTCCACCCCTTCGTTCAAGGCGAAGGAAACCCCTGCCCCGGTAAAGGTAGAGGCCATCAACGGCGACCTGCTGCGCATGGAACCTACTGCTGCTTTCAAGGCCATTCCAGCCGGGGGCACGCAGCGCATTGAGTTTGTGGCCGCCGGCCAGATCCCGAATGACTACCGCACACCCAAAGGCTTTTACCTGGTCTATGATGACACTAAAACCCAGGGGCACCCCATAGCGGTGGAAATCAAAAAGCCTACTCATAACAGCATCAACTGGATTAAGCCCGAAGGAATTTACGAGCAAAACACCACCATCAAAGACCTGCCAGCCGAGAAGCTGACCAAAGTGTTTCCTACGCCCACGGAGTACCAGGAAACCGGACAGGACTTTACCTTAACGGGCGCCGTGCCGGTAGTCACGGACCAGGCTTTCCAGAAAGAAGCCAATTTGCTGGCCGGTCACCTGGCCACGGTTTTCGGGAAAAAGCCAGCCGTTACCACCACGGGCGCTGGCAAGTCCATCAGGTTGCAGCAGAAGATAGGCCTGGGGCCCGAGGGGTATGAACTGGCCGTGAGTCCGCAGGAGATCCTGATCTCTGCCACCACGCCAGCCGGGGCTTTTTACGGGACCCAATCGCTGAAGACCTTGCTTCCTCCTTCGGCTTTAGCCAAAAAACAAACCTCTGTGGCCGTAGCCGGGGTGCTGGTGAAAGACACGCCCCGGTTTGGGCACCGGGCGTTCATGATGGACGTGGTGCGTAATTTCCAGAAGAAAGAGCAGGTCTTGAAGGTGTTGGATTTGATGGCCTTGTACAAACTCAACGTGCTCCATTTCCACCTGAATGATGATGAGGGCTGGCGGATTGAGATTCCGGGCCTGCCCGAACTTACGCAGGTAGGCGCCCGCCGGGGCCACACGCTGGATGAGAAGGAATTCCTGATTCCGGCCCTGGCTTCGGGGCCTGACGCGGCTACCTCTACGGGCAGCGGGTACTATAGCAAAAAAGACTTTATTGAGATCCTGAAATATGCCATGGACCGGCACATAAAAGTGATTCCGGAGATAGAGACCCCAGGCCATGCCCGGGCCGCCGTCAAATCTATGGATGCCCGCTATGAGCGCCTCATGAAAGCAGGCAAAAAGGCCGAAGCCGAGCAATACATGCTGCGCGATGTGAATGATAAATCACAGTATCGGTCGGTGCAGTATTTCAATGACAACGTCATGAACGTGGCCCTGCCGTCTACCTATGCTTTTTTGGAGAAGGTAACCGATGAGTTGCTGGCCATGTACAAAGAAGCCGGCGCGCCTATTGAGACCATCCACTTCGGGGGAGACGAGGTGCCCAACGGCGTGTGGGAAAAGTCGCCGGTGGCGCAGAACCTTATGGCCAGTAACCCCAAGGTGAAGACCGTGGATGATCTGTGGTATTACTTCTTCGGGAAGGTGAACGATATGCTCAAGGCGCGTAACCTGTACCTGTCTGGCTGGGAGGAAATTGGCCTGAGCAAGGTGCGCACCAACGGCCGCCTGAGTTACGTGCCTAACCCCGATTTTGTAAAGGAGAACTTCCATGTGGACGTCTGGAACAACCAGGGCAGTAACATTGACCTGGCCTACCGCATGGCCAACGCCGGCTACAAGGTGGTCCTGACCAATGTGTCGCACTATTACCTGGACCTGGCTTACCAGCGGGAGTATGATGAGCCCGGCCATAACTGGGGAGGTTACGTGGACCTGGACAAGACCTTCTACTTTAATCCCTTTGACTACATGAAAAGCATGCGGGTAAGTGAAGACAACCAACCGCTCTCGGCCACGGTACTGTCGTCCTATGCTAGCAAAGAGCAGTTGAAGCCCGAGGCCCGCGCCAACATTGTAGGCCTTCAGGCCCCGCTCTGGAGCGAAGCCGTGCGCACCCCCGAACGCCTGGAGTACATGCTGCTGCCTAAACTTCTGGGCTTAGCCGAACGGGCCTGGGCCCCAGATCCTGCCTGGGTCACCAACCCCGAATCTGATCAAAGCAAGGCGGCTTACGCCAAAGACTGGTCTGCCTTTGTGAACGTGCTGGGCAAACGCGAGCTGCCGCGCCTGAGCTATTACGCCGGAGGCTTCAATTACCGCATACCCACGGTGGGCGCCAAAGTGGAAAACGGAAAAGTAATAGCCAACGTGCAACTGCCTGGTTTTACCATTCGCTACACCACCAACGGCTCCGTGCCTACCATTAAGAGCAAAGTATATACCGGGCCTATTGGAGAGAAAGGTAAAATTTCCCTGGCCGTTTTTGACGCCGCAGGCCGGAGTAGCCGGGTGACGATTGTGGAGAATAAGTAA
- a CDS encoding DUF502 domain-containing protein has protein sequence MKRLLRYFLNGFLIVAPISLTVYIIVAIINWLDDLFWLEYPGVGLLLIILLVTIVGFVGSSFLVKPFLVITERVMNRLPLVSMIYSSLKDLFDAFVGENQKFNQPVLVKMTQYQDTFKLGFVTQPSMEAIHLPEKVAVYFPHSYNFSGELFLVDRENVTYLDIPSGEMMKFIVSGGVSSL, from the coding sequence ATGAAACGACTGCTTCGCTATTTTTTAAATGGCTTTCTGATTGTAGCCCCCATCTCGCTTACCGTTTACATTATTGTTGCCATCATCAATTGGCTGGATGATCTTTTCTGGCTGGAGTACCCCGGCGTAGGCCTGCTTTTGATTATCCTGCTTGTGACCATTGTGGGCTTTGTGGGTTCTTCGTTCCTGGTAAAGCCGTTTCTGGTGATCACGGAGCGCGTCATGAACCGCCTGCCCCTGGTGAGCATGATCTATTCCTCGCTCAAAGACCTATTTGACGCCTTTGTGGGCGAGAACCAGAAATTCAACCAACCGGTGCTGGTCAAGATGACCCAGTACCAGGATACCTTTAAACTGGGGTTTGTGACGCAGCCCTCCATGGAAGCAATTCACCTGCCAGAAAAAGTGGCTGTCTATTTCCCGCACTCCTACAACTTCTCGGGTGAGCTCTTTCTGGTGGACCGGGAGAATGTCACCTACCTGGACATCCCAAGCGGGGAGATGATGAAGTTCATTGTGTCTGGGGGCGTGTCCAGTCTATAG
- a CDS encoding 4-hydroxy-3-methylbut-2-enyl diphosphate reductase: MNVTIDKNSGYCFGVEFAIQMAEDELEEVQELYCLGDIVHNSMEVQRLYNKGLRIIDREQLQELRDCKVLIRAHGEPPETYQTALENNLELIDASCPVVLKLQNRVKHAYDNVKTQNGQIVLYGQQGHAEVIGLAGQTRNEAIVVTTEEDLDQLDYTRPITLFSQTTKSTKGFYKMKELIEERVAAARNSGMETFNLDANDSICRQVSNREPQLDKFAQLHDVVIFVSGKKSSNGKALYAVCQRVNPNSYFVENAQELDMAWFKDAASVGICGATSTPMWLMQEVADAIQAQRHPVAE; encoded by the coding sequence ATGAATGTAACCATAGATAAAAACTCAGGCTACTGTTTTGGGGTAGAGTTCGCCATTCAGATGGCCGAAGATGAGTTGGAGGAAGTGCAGGAACTGTATTGCCTGGGTGACATTGTGCACAACAGCATGGAGGTGCAGCGCCTCTACAACAAGGGCCTGCGCATCATTGACCGCGAGCAGCTGCAGGAACTCCGGGACTGCAAGGTCCTGATCAGGGCGCACGGCGAACCGCCCGAAACCTACCAGACCGCCCTGGAGAATAACCTGGAACTGATTGACGCCTCTTGCCCTGTGGTGCTTAAACTACAGAACCGCGTGAAGCACGCCTATGACAACGTAAAAACCCAGAACGGCCAGATTGTACTTTATGGGCAGCAAGGCCACGCCGAGGTGATTGGCTTAGCCGGCCAGACCCGTAACGAGGCCATTGTGGTTACTACCGAGGAAGACCTGGACCAACTGGATTATACCCGCCCCATCACGCTGTTCAGCCAGACCACCAAGAGCACTAAAGGCTTCTACAAGATGAAGGAGCTGATTGAGGAGCGCGTGGCCGCGGCCCGCAACAGCGGCATGGAGACCTTCAATCTGGACGCCAACGACAGCATCTGCCGCCAGGTCTCTAACCGTGAGCCGCAACTGGACAAGTTTGCGCAGCTGCATGACGTGGTCATCTTTGTGAGTGGTAAGAAAAGCTCTAACGGCAAGGCCCTGTACGCGGTGTGCCAGCGGGTAAACCCGAACAGCTACTTTGTGGAGAACGCCCAGGAACTGGACATGGCCTGGTTTAAAGACGCGGCCTCGGTGGGCATCTGCGGCGCCACGTCTACGCCCATGTGGCTGATGCAGGAAGTGGCAGACGCCATTCAGGCGCAGCGCCACCCGGTAGCGGAGTAG
- the cmk gene encoding (d)CMP kinase, whose product MKKIVVALDGHSSCGKSTTAKQVAKELGYAYIDTGAMYRAVTLYFLEHYIDLTNPKKVQEALNNIEVTFHRNPKNGRNEVFLNGLNVEDEIRKMYISEKVSEVSVLAPVRHAMVAEQKKMGKRRGVVMDGRDIGTAVFPDAEVKVFMTADVDTRARRRQEELLEKGQLVPYDEIVQNLKKRDHIDSTRAESPLRRAEDAHLLDTSHITIDEQVDFVLDLVASAQVQIELAR is encoded by the coding sequence ATGAAGAAGATTGTAGTAGCTCTTGACGGGCACTCCTCGTGCGGTAAAAGCACCACCGCCAAGCAAGTGGCAAAAGAATTAGGGTACGCGTACATTGATACCGGGGCTATGTACCGGGCAGTTACTTTGTATTTTCTGGAGCATTACATAGACCTCACCAACCCCAAAAAGGTGCAGGAAGCCTTGAACAACATTGAAGTCACCTTCCATAGAAACCCCAAGAACGGCCGCAACGAGGTGTTTTTGAACGGCCTGAACGTGGAAGACGAAATCAGGAAAATGTACATTTCTGAGAAGGTGAGCGAGGTGAGCGTGCTGGCCCCTGTGCGGCACGCCATGGTGGCCGAGCAGAAGAAAATGGGCAAGCGCCGCGGCGTGGTCATGGACGGCCGCGACATTGGCACTGCCGTTTTCCCAGATGCCGAGGTGAAGGTCTTCATGACCGCCGATGTGGACACCCGCGCCCGCCGACGCCAGGAAGAGTTGCTGGAGAAAGGCCAACTGGTACCTTATGACGAGATTGTGCAGAACCTGAAGAAGCGCGACCACATTGACTCTACCCGTGCCGAGAGCCCGTTGCGCCGCGCTGAGGACGCCCATTTGCTGGACACCTCGCACATCACCATTGACGAACAGGTAGATTTTGTACTGGATCTAGTGGCCTCTGCCCAGGTGCAGATAGAACTAGCCCGGTAA